In Pseudoroseomonas cervicalis, the DNA window CAGCTCCAGCACCGCCGGGCTTTCCGGCCAGGCGCGGACGAAACCGGCAAAGCGCGGCCCCGGCGCGCCGCCCAGCAGCAGCAGCGAGGCTTGCGCGCGCTCCGCCGCATGATCACCGCCCTCGGGCAGGATCTCCACCACATGGCCGGCATTGCTGCCGGCGCGCGGGTTCAGCGCGTCAATCTGCTCCGGCCGGCGCGCCGCATTGCCCTTGCAGGCCAGGTAGAGCCGCCCGCCATCCAGCGCCAGGCCGGCGGGCAGGTCGAAGGCGGTGGCGCCGGCGCTGGCGGCGGCGGCGATCGGGTTCAGCGCCGTCTCGGCGCCGCCGGGCAACGCCACCCAAGTGATGTTCCCCTGCCCCTCCAGCCGGGCGACGGAGAGCGTGCCCTCATCCAGCGCATCTGGCCCCGCCGGCCCCGCCGAGACGAACCGGAACAGATAACCGAAGGCGCGGTGGTCGGTCAGGTACACCACCGCCCGCCCGTCGCGGCTGAGGGCGGCGGCCGCATCGCCACGCGGGAAACGGGCGAGCGCGGTGCGCTTGGCCGGCACGGCGGCGGGGTCCAGCGGGTCCAGCTCCGCCACCCAGCCGAAGCGCGTGCCATCGGTGAAGCGGGCATCGAGATTGGCCAGCCGCGTCAGCCAGGGCGCCGGGTCGTTCTCGGCCAGCAGCAGCGTGCCCCAGGGGGTGGCGCAGCCGCCCGAGGGGCCGAGCAGCCCCTGCACTGCGCCGCCCACCTGATCCGCCGCCGGGCCGGTCAGGCGGCACAGCGTCCCGGCGGTCAGCCGGCGCGACTGGTAGCCGCCATCGACGACGATCCAGCGCCCGCCTTGCTGCTCGATATTCAGCAGCGAGGCGCCCTGCATCATGGCGGCCACCGCCGGCCGATCGCGCCCGCCGGGGAAGGCCATGGCGGGGTCGACATTCGGGTGCGCCACGGCCAGCACGCCGCGCGCCACGCCATCGGCGCCGGCCGGTGGCACCACCATGCCGCAGATGCGGCCATCCCAACCGAATTGCGTGGCCGCCGCCTCGGCGCTGGGCTGGCGCGGCTCCCAGGGGCGGGCATCGAAGGTGACACGGTCGCCCCAGCGCACCAGCACGTCGCGCCGGTAGCCGGGGGCGGTGCTGTCATCCGGCTTCACCGGCAGGGCGGCGGGCGGCATGTCCAGCGAGACGATCTGCGCCCGCGCCGGGGTGGCGGCCAGGCCGGCGGCGGGAAGCAAAGCGGCGCCGGCCAGCAGCGCGCGGCGGGTGGTGGGCATCAGGCGGCCTCCTGCCCGGTGGCGGGCGGGGTGTGCACGGTGACGGGGGGCAGCGCCTCCCGCCAGGCCTCGACCTGCACCAGGCAGGATTGCGCGGCGCTGCCCTGGCCGAGCGGCGAGGTGCCCTCGTCATGCGTCAGCGCATTCGGGTTGCCGTGGCGGTCCAGGCCGCTCTCCGGGTCCGGATCCCACCAGGCGCCGGTCGCCATGGCGACGACGCCGGGGCGGATCTCCTCCGTGATGCGCAGCCCGGCGAGGCAGGCGCCCCGGTCGTTGAAGACGCGGACGATGTCGCCATCGCGCAAGCCGCGCGAGGCGGCCTCCTGGGGATGCATCAGCATCGCCTCCCGCCCCGCGATCTTGCTGGCCGCCGCCACCGGGCCGGGGTCGAGCTGGCCATGCAGCCGCGTCGCCGGCTGGTAGGAAAGCAGATGCAGCGGGAAACGCGCCGCCAGCTCGGCACCCAGATATTCGCGCGGCGGCATCCAGCGCGGATGGCCGGCGACACCCGGATAGCCGAAGCCGGCGATGGTCTCGGAGAACAGCTCCACCTTGCCCGAGGGGGTGGCCAGCGGGTTCGCCACCGGGTCGCGATGGAACTCGGAGAACAGGACAAAATCCTCCTCCGGCGGCGGCACCTCGACATGGCCCTCGGCCCAGAAGGCGTCGAAGCCCGGCGCCTCGAAGCCCATGCGGCCGCAGGCGGCGCGCCAGCGCTCATAGAGGTGGCGCAGCCAGGCGCCCTCGTCGCGCTGCTCGGTGAAGCGGTCGCGGAAGCCCAGATGCTCGGCCATGTCGGCCAGCATGTCGTGGTCGTTGCGCGCCTGGCCCTGGGGCGGGATGGCCTGGTGCATGGCGCGGATGAAGCGGTCGCGCGAGGAGGAGGCGATGTCGTTGCGCTCCAGCGTCGTCGTCGCCGGCAGGACGATATCGGCATGGCGGGCGGCCGCCGTCCACCAGGGCTCCTGCACCACGATGGTCTCCGCCCGGCACCAGCCGCGCAGCAGGCGGTTCAGGTCCTGGTGGTGGTGGAAGGGGTTGCCGCCCGCCCACCAGATCATGCGGATATCCGGCAGGGTGATCTGCCGGCCATTGTAGTGCAGCACCTCGCCCGGGCGCTCCAGCAGCTCGGTCACCCGCGCCACGGGGATGGCGGTGCCGCCCGGGTTGCGGGTGGCCGGCAGCGAGACCGAGGGCAGCTCCCGCCGCGGCGTGCCCATGCCGTTCAGCGAGCCATAGCCGAAGGTGACACCCTCGCCCGGCCGGCCGATGCCGCCCAGCGCGGCGGCCAGCGCCACCAGCGCCCACCAGGGCTGCTCGCCATGCTCGGCGCGCTGGATCGACCAGGTGGCGGTCAGCATGGTGGGCAGCCGCGCCGCCTCATAGGCGAGCGCGCGGATGGTCTCGGCCGGCACCTCGGTGATGGGGGCGGCCCATTCGGCGTTCTTGGGCTGGCCGTCGCTCTCGCCGAGGATGTAGGGGCGCAGCCGCTCCCAGCCGGTGCAATGGGTGGCCAGGAAGCCGCGATCCTCCAGCCCCGCCGCCACCAGCGTGTGCAGCATGGCCAGGATCAGCGCCGTGTCGGTGTTGGGGCGGATCGGCACCCATTCGGCGCCGAGGAAGTCCGGCGCATCGCCGCGGAAGGGCGAGATATTGACGAAGCGCACCCCGGCCGCCGCCACCCGCTTCAGCCAGGGCACATATTCATGCGCCCCCGCACCCCCGGCGGTGACCAGCGTATTTTTCAGGGGCAGCCCGCCGAGGCATAGCATCAGCTTCGTGTGCTTCGCGATGCTCGACCAGTCGGTGACCGGCCCCTGGATGACGTCATTGGTGCCGAGGATATGCGGCATCAGCGTCATGCCGGCGCCGTAGGAATAGTTCGTCACCTGGGTGGTGAAGCCGCCGCCCAGGCCGAGGAAGCGCTGCAGCTGGCTGCGCGCATGGTGGAAGCGCCCGGCCGAGGCCCAGCCATAGGAGCCGCCCATGATCGAGCTGTGGCCGTGCTCGGCGCGGATGCGCGCGCTTTCCTCCGCCACCAGGCGGATCGCCCGGTCCCAGGAAACCGGAACAAAGTCGCGGTCGCCGCGCAGGGCGCCGCGCCGCTCGCCGCGCAGCCAGCCGGCGCGGATATAGGGCTGATCGATGCGGCTGGCGGCATGCACCACGGCGGGCACCGATTCGAGCAGCGCGCCGGGCTGCGGGTCGCGCGCGAAGGGAAGCGCGGCGGTGACGCGCCCCTGCTCCACCACGGCGTCGAAATAGCCCCAATGGGCGGCGTGCGGCCTGGTCTCGGCCATGGTCGGGAACTCCTCGGCACCTCGCGCGCCAGGGCTGGGCGCAAGCGGCGGCAGCGTGGCGGCGGCGGAGAATGCGCCGCGGCGCGGGGCGGTGCAAATGCCGCGCGGGGCCCCTGGGGCGATGCGGCGCGGGCACAAAAAAACCCCGCCGGGGCGGGGTTCTCGCAAGGCGGCGGGCGCCGGGGGTCGGCGCCCTTGGTGCGTGCCGCCGGGGCCCGGGGTGGCCCCTGCCCCGCCTCAGCGGGTGGCGTTCAGGTTCAGATCCTGCAGGGCGCCGGCCAGGTGGTCGGCATGGGCGCGGTTCGGCGCCGGCGCCTCGGCCACTTCCTCGAAGCCCGAGCCGGCGGTGCGGATGGCGCCGACCGCGCGGTTGTGGATGAAGCCGTTGGTCGGATAGGCGCGGCCGAAATTGGCGTCGCTATGGCCGACCTGCACGCGGACCAGGGTCCAGTCATTGCGGTCGGACACGTCCATCACGGTGACGCCGCGCATGACCGTGCCC includes these proteins:
- a CDS encoding PhoX family phosphatase; translation: MPTTRRALLAGAALLPAAGLAATPARAQIVSLDMPPAALPVKPDDSTAPGYRRDVLVRWGDRVTFDARPWEPRQPSAEAAATQFGWDGRICGMVVPPAGADGVARGVLAVAHPNVDPAMAFPGGRDRPAVAAMMQGASLLNIEQQGGRWIVVDGGYQSRRLTAGTLCRLTGPAADQVGGAVQGLLGPSGGCATPWGTLLLAENDPAPWLTRLANLDARFTDGTRFGWVAELDPLDPAAVPAKRTALARFPRGDAAAALSRDGRAVVYLTDHRAFGYLFRFVSAGPAGPDALDEGTLSVARLEGQGNITWVALPGGAETALNPIAAAASAGATAFDLPAGLALDGGRLYLACKGNAARRPEQIDALNPRAGSNAGHVVEILPEGGDHAAERAQASLLLLGGAPGPRFAGFVRAWPESPAVLELDPAGRLWIGTDHDGRVGAAPDALFGCDTTGPGRGIALPLYGAPRGAAIGGTAMSPDGVALFALVRTPGAEPGASWDRPGTRWPQFDPGVPPRSTLVVFSRQAGGRVGG
- a CDS encoding molybdopterin-dependent oxidoreductase, with the protein product MAETRPHAAHWGYFDAVVEQGRVTAALPFARDPQPGALLESVPAVVHAASRIDQPYIRAGWLRGERRGALRGDRDFVPVSWDRAIRLVAEESARIRAEHGHSSIMGGSYGWASAGRFHHARSQLQRFLGLGGGFTTQVTNYSYGAGMTLMPHILGTNDVIQGPVTDWSSIAKHTKLMLCLGGLPLKNTLVTAGGAGAHEYVPWLKRVAAAGVRFVNISPFRGDAPDFLGAEWVPIRPNTDTALILAMLHTLVAAGLEDRGFLATHCTGWERLRPYILGESDGQPKNAEWAAPITEVPAETIRALAYEAARLPTMLTATWSIQRAEHGEQPWWALVALAAALGGIGRPGEGVTFGYGSLNGMGTPRRELPSVSLPATRNPGGTAIPVARVTELLERPGEVLHYNGRQITLPDIRMIWWAGGNPFHHHQDLNRLLRGWCRAETIVVQEPWWTAAARHADIVLPATTTLERNDIASSSRDRFIRAMHQAIPPQGQARNDHDMLADMAEHLGFRDRFTEQRDEGAWLRHLYERWRAACGRMGFEAPGFDAFWAEGHVEVPPPEEDFVLFSEFHRDPVANPLATPSGKVELFSETIAGFGYPGVAGHPRWMPPREYLGAELAARFPLHLLSYQPATRLHGQLDPGPVAAASKIAGREAMLMHPQEAASRGLRDGDIVRVFNDRGACLAGLRITEEIRPGVVAMATGAWWDPDPESGLDRHGNPNALTHDEGTSPLGQGSAAQSCLVQVEAWREALPPVTVHTPPATGQEAA